One segment of Thermosynechococcus sp. HN-54 DNA contains the following:
- a CDS encoding response regulator: MAKITVVLIEDSPVALKVLERLIAGSSEVEIVGTAADGLAGLQLIEQTQPDVICTDLEMAGMGGFEFIEAVQQRFPRPILVISATPEVLQQTHSIAHLKAAGILDFFPKPAAITPDLPELRSTLIRKIQMLARPKSQFHPASPMSSVRICT; this comes from the coding sequence ATGGCTAAAATTACGGTTGTTCTCATTGAAGACTCCCCAGTTGCCCTCAAAGTTCTAGAACGGCTCATTGCTGGCTCTTCAGAAGTTGAGATCGTGGGGACGGCTGCCGATGGTCTTGCGGGTCTGCAATTGATTGAGCAGACTCAGCCCGACGTTATTTGTACCGATTTAGAAATGGCAGGGATGGGGGGCTTTGAATTTATTGAAGCGGTTCAACAGCGGTTTCCACGCCCAATTCTCGTGATTAGTGCTACCCCAGAAGTCCTCCAGCAGACCCATAGCATCGCCCATCTCAAAGCGGCTGGCATTCTCGATTTCTTCCCTAAACCCGCTGCCATCACCCCTGATTTACCAGAGCTTAGAAGCACCTTGATTAGAAAAATTCAGATGCTCGCTCGTCCTAAATCGCAATTCCATCCTGCCAGCCCGATGTCGTCTGTACGGATCTGTACATGA
- the psaC gene encoding photosystem I iron-sulfur center protein PsaC, whose protein sequence is MAHTVKIYDTCIGCTQCVRACPTDVLEMVPWDGCKAGQIASSPRTEDCVGCKRCETACPTDFLSIRVYLGAETTRSMGLAY, encoded by the coding sequence ATGGCTCACACTGTCAAAATCTACGATACCTGCATTGGCTGCACCCAGTGTGTGCGGGCCTGCCCCACCGATGTGCTGGAAATGGTGCCTTGGGATGGTTGCAAAGCTGGCCAAATTGCCTCCTCCCCCCGCACAGAAGATTGCGTTGGCTGCAAACGCTGCGAAACGGCCTGTCCTACTGACTTTTTGAGCATTCGCGTTTATCTAGGTGCAGAAACCACCCGCAGCATGGGTCTAGCCTACTAG
- a CDS encoding DUF4168 domain-containing protein: MCSAGLLLAPVPLPRSMAQTSPRTDVIAPWEIMNYARVVLEIEPIRQKYYRQAQAAFQGQVPRNSCFGMNPQNIPSGLETICANYVREAMQVLRKYNMSLEQFNAITLRAQQDSAFSQRIQAEMLRLQQP; encoded by the coding sequence ATGTGTAGTGCAGGTCTGCTGCTGGCGCCTGTGCCTTTACCTCGTTCCATGGCTCAAACCTCTCCGCGCACAGATGTGATTGCTCCGTGGGAGATCATGAACTATGCCCGCGTGGTTCTGGAAATTGAACCCATCCGCCAAAAATATTATCGTCAAGCTCAGGCAGCTTTCCAAGGTCAAGTACCCCGCAACTCTTGCTTTGGCATGAATCCCCAAAATATCCCCAGTGGCTTGGAGACCATTTGCGCCAACTATGTACGCGAGGCAATGCAGGTGCTGAGGAAATATAATATGTCTCTAGAGCAATTCAATGCGATTACACTGCGAGCACAGCAGGACAGCGCCTTTAGCCAACGTATCCAAGCCGAAATGTTGCGGTTGCAACAACCTTGA
- a CDS encoding glycosyltransferase, with product MQPTLSIITATYNAENYLSRLIASLVAQTDPDFEWVVADGGSTDRTLELINEAKSQLKTITVDSRPDFGIYDALNRAVKLASGDYYVVVGADDVLFPETVAHYKTACAETHADLITTCYYDGDRLVTGIQQPAWEWLRGMHAYVTGHAVGLAIRRDLHKEVGEYSRYFPLLADQLFILQAIHQGAKVVLRDFIAGRYYPQGTSSRNVLGFILELYRIQVKMGHSLTFQTLLLLYRLIRCWPRIQKQRL from the coding sequence GTGCAACCAACTCTTAGTATCATCACGGCAACTTATAATGCTGAGAATTATCTTTCCCGCTTGATTGCTTCCTTGGTTGCTCAAACTGATCCAGATTTTGAATGGGTGGTTGCTGATGGCGGTTCTACAGATCGCACATTAGAACTAATCAACGAAGCAAAATCACAATTGAAGACAATTACTGTAGATTCGCGCCCAGACTTCGGAATTTATGATGCTTTGAATCGTGCCGTGAAGCTAGCCTCTGGTGACTATTACGTGGTTGTTGGGGCAGATGATGTTTTATTTCCTGAAACGGTTGCCCACTACAAGACAGCTTGTGCAGAAACTCATGCGGACTTGATTACAACCTGCTACTACGATGGCGATCGACTAGTCACAGGTATTCAGCAGCCAGCTTGGGAATGGCTAAGGGGAATGCATGCTTATGTAACTGGCCATGCCGTAGGTTTAGCAATTCGGCGGGACTTGCACAAGGAAGTTGGAGAATACTCTCGCTATTTTCCGTTGCTGGCAGATCAGTTGTTTATTTTGCAAGCCATACATCAAGGAGCTAAGGTTGTTCTTAGAGATTTTATTGCTGGACGTTACTATCCCCAAGGAACTAGTAGCCGCAATGTACTGGGTTTCATTCTCGAGCTGTACCGTATTCAAGTCAAAATGGGACATTCATTGACTTTCCAAACTCTGCTGCTTCTCTACCGGCTCATCAGATGCTGGCCTCGCATTCAGAAACAGAGATTATGA
- a CDS encoding glycosyltransferase family A protein: protein MISVVIPLYNKAAHIGHTLECVLQQASPAAEIIVIDDGSTDGSAAIVQEFVSQGVRLIQQTNQGVSVARNRGLAEATEPYVAFLDADDEWLPEHLTILQRLIRDFPNAALWSTCCVIRRDGEYRLPPSPFSEGWRGIVDPFFEAYAKGLSIVTSSTCCVRKEHLLAVGGFPVGVKLNEDYITWCKLALRFPVAHEATVTAIYNQDAENRCGEPQTLPIPASLPFLVELLHSQAMPIYHYRGIQACFQRVALATLTHAKIQGASVDVMNLLRLAWRGKCYKAILALALLNVLPTGLLNQIKSLRHQHQRQQAQRIFSGREGASFF from the coding sequence ATGATTTCCGTTGTTATTCCTCTATACAATAAGGCTGCCCATATTGGTCATACCCTTGAGTGTGTTTTACAACAAGCTAGCCCAGCGGCAGAAATTATTGTGATTGACGATGGTTCTACGGATGGCAGTGCTGCTATTGTTCAAGAATTTGTAAGTCAGGGCGTACGCTTGATTCAACAGACAAATCAAGGGGTTAGTGTCGCTCGCAATCGAGGATTAGCAGAAGCGACTGAACCATACGTTGCTTTTCTGGATGCTGACGATGAGTGGTTGCCTGAGCATCTCACAATACTGCAAAGGCTGATCCGAGATTTTCCAAACGCTGCTCTGTGGAGTACTTGTTGTGTTATTCGTCGAGATGGTGAGTATCGTTTACCCCCTTCTCCCTTTTCAGAAGGATGGCGAGGAATAGTTGATCCTTTCTTTGAAGCCTATGCCAAGGGATTGAGTATTGTGACTTCTTCAACTTGTTGTGTGCGTAAAGAGCATTTATTAGCTGTGGGCGGTTTTCCAGTGGGTGTAAAACTCAATGAAGACTACATCACTTGGTGCAAGCTAGCTCTGCGATTTCCTGTTGCCCATGAAGCCACAGTGACAGCAATCTACAATCAGGATGCAGAGAATCGCTGCGGCGAACCTCAAACACTTCCTATTCCTGCCTCATTACCTTTTTTAGTAGAACTTTTACATTCTCAAGCAATGCCTATTTATCACTACAGGGGCATTCAGGCTTGTTTCCAGCGGGTTGCCTTAGCCACTTTAACCCATGCAAAAATTCAAGGGGCTTCAGTAGATGTAATGAATCTGCTACGTCTGGCGTGGCGGGGGAAATGTTATAAAGCAATACTTGCGCTGGCTTTGCTGAATGTTTTGCCGACAGGTCTTTTGAACCAAATCAAGTCCCTACGACATCAACATCAACGACAACAAGCCCAGCGCATTTTTTCTGGTAGGGAAGGGGCTAGCTTTTTCTAG
- a CDS encoding metallothionein, whose protein sequence is MTTVTQMKCACPHCLCVVSLSDAIMVEGKPYCSEACANGTCKQSGGCGHTGCGCA, encoded by the coding sequence ATGACAACCGTTACCCAAATGAAATGTGCTTGCCCCCATTGCCTGTGTGTTGTCTCCCTCAGCGATGCCATCATGGTTGAAGGCAAGCCCTACTGCTCCGAAGCCTGCGCCAACGGCACCTGCAAACAAAGCGGTGGTTGTGGCCATACAGGCTGTGGCTGCGCCTAG
- a CDS encoding helix-turn-helix transcriptional regulator encodes MNPKTIAAPHPHHPEALARASDRLLSTEKAQRMAQFFGLLADANRLRIVALLAQGEFCVGDIAVALDMSESAVSHQLRILKAMRLVSFRRQGRHIFYQLLDHHVLALYEAVAEHLDEEDSETA; translated from the coding sequence ATGAATCCTAAAACCATTGCTGCTCCTCATCCCCATCATCCCGAAGCGTTGGCAAGGGCAAGCGATCGCCTGCTCTCTACGGAAAAAGCCCAACGGATGGCGCAATTTTTTGGCCTGCTGGCTGATGCGAATCGGTTGCGAATTGTGGCCTTGCTTGCCCAAGGGGAGTTCTGTGTCGGCGATATTGCCGTGGCATTAGACATGAGTGAATCAGCCGTCTCCCACCAGTTACGGATACTCAAGGCCATGCGACTGGTGAGTTTCCGTCGCCAAGGACGACATATCTTTTACCAATTGCTGGATCACCACGTGCTGGCGCTCTATGAGGCGGTGGCGGAACACTTAGATGAGGAAGATTCAGAAACAGCCTAG
- a CDS encoding type IV pilin-like G/H family protein, with protein MSPYRSNLPWLYRSLILSKGFTLIELLVVVIIIAILAAIALPSMLNQATKARESQAKTNIGAVNRAQQAYRLANPTFTTDIASLQIGFSDTPDYDYGITVANSNYAEFQATPERLELKAYTGCTYATYTTLTTTQILEAASSGSSIASPPTCPSP; from the coding sequence ATGTCTCCTTATCGTTCCAACCTGCCTTGGCTCTACCGATCGCTCATCCTCTCCAAGGGCTTTACCCTCATTGAACTGCTCGTCGTTGTCATTATTATTGCGATTTTGGCGGCGATCGCCCTCCCCTCAATGTTGAATCAAGCCACCAAAGCCCGTGAATCTCAAGCCAAAACCAATATTGGCGCCGTGAACCGTGCCCAGCAAGCCTACCGTTTAGCCAATCCCACATTCACCACTGACATCGCAAGTTTACAAATCGGCTTTAGTGATACGCCCGACTATGATTACGGGATCACCGTTGCGAATAGTAACTACGCGGAATTCCAAGCCACCCCTGAGCGTCTAGAATTGAAAGCGTACACAGGCTGCACCTACGCCACGTACACAACATTGACCACAACCCAAATTTTAGAAGCCGCTTCTTCGGGTTCCAGCATTGCCTCGCCACCGACTTGCCCTTCTCCCTAG
- a CDS encoding tubulin-like doman-containing protein gives MPAQVEEKSIVPTVIVGVGGTGIEVLSRVRRLVEETYGSLKQFPVISFLAIDTDRDYKVSNPLAAGSPLKDNEKHWASVSGKNVQQIIQNLDNYPWIASWFPKELERNITALEAGAGQIRACGRFAFFCNYHAIQQKFQAASDRVKGHEAFMQSRYGLKVNNSSLNVFITGSLSGGTGSGMLIDLGYCVRHWLKGQSSPLITAIVPMPNAFAAISVGDRVLANGYAALMELSYFSDYRTEYMAQFSSSLNDEVRYNSPPFDFTYLVGTKNGESEFKLDEIREMIAQNIFLDLTSDFAPHKRSIRDNIKAAWASQDAGGRGYPKNFMAFGLSSVEIPIAQIRASLTYRLCQDFMSWWLNESVQLPPQLLEVTQSLLKPMNLLDMDLVLALAAAGDRPYMQEISRWVNELRNQISRENLLECTQQGVAGMIGAERGKILQFVPWLSEQVDNYRAAHLREHSPDERLHGDFLQRMYDNRNQIIQQARQSLEEEFYRIVEDRNRGPKFANAFLLQIRQIFMSQKEKYDREIQQTWHPNITNRYQQYDNALQDIRHFSQLFGISKQAKMEEFCQQALEGIEGSFNAIIQAKARFLAKEVLTKLEEWLQGMEARLAKLNQRLLNLRDSFKAMADSQADSADALRINGVKLYDRQELNDLYQDLVERYAGANTGVQSTFAIGLNQLCTTTATTVLREASPLWKETRTANEVMRLLDLAQLADVQESDLREIIQETVQRTVQNAPEESRLVRDLTACDRLLQVYRNDEGDILSVLRMAYQKSKPLLLLSQAVMSGRDAGFTPSVNTNIAIVGGENTTDLAAKKLIPLLKNLVKPNGQSITSDDIKPLGDRERHRIVFVQEMGGFSLRCIEGMPELRQSYQDWRGQMITAKRARLRGENRDLPIPVHLQKDSPFWDVFPENPQILKLVVTARALNVLKQAENRATREATIRYTRHTAVGLEDVDIAANWEEVTQVLEVLACRPDLEEIQRQVTLILKAAETPEQKQALYEHLLNYLKRREEELHKAGGRDSLEYKREAAILQEVIRTYQLAQLAPTTPSPTPTPPVPEPSPPQPEPTSETTASASSSGLEQLQQLMAMYQQGLLSEAEFQAAKKKLLGL, from the coding sequence ATGCCTGCACAGGTTGAGGAAAAGTCCATTGTTCCGACAGTGATTGTTGGCGTAGGTGGTACAGGCATTGAAGTGCTATCGCGGGTGCGGCGGTTAGTTGAGGAAACCTACGGTAGCCTAAAACAGTTTCCCGTGATTAGTTTTCTCGCCATTGACACCGATCGCGACTACAAAGTGAGCAACCCCCTCGCAGCGGGTTCTCCCCTGAAGGACAACGAAAAACACTGGGCCAGTGTCAGTGGCAAAAACGTGCAGCAAATTATTCAAAACCTTGACAACTACCCTTGGATTGCCTCTTGGTTTCCCAAGGAATTAGAGCGCAACATTACGGCTTTAGAGGCAGGAGCCGGACAAATTCGTGCCTGTGGGCGGTTTGCCTTCTTTTGCAATTACCATGCCATTCAGCAAAAATTCCAAGCGGCGAGCGATCGCGTCAAAGGCCATGAAGCCTTCATGCAGAGCCGCTATGGGCTGAAGGTCAACAATAGTAGCCTCAATGTCTTTATTACCGGTTCCCTCTCGGGGGGCACGGGTAGCGGTATGCTCATTGACCTCGGCTATTGTGTGCGCCACTGGCTCAAGGGGCAGTCGAGTCCCCTTATAACTGCAATTGTGCCCATGCCCAATGCCTTTGCCGCCATTAGTGTTGGCGATCGCGTGCTGGCCAATGGCTACGCCGCCCTGATGGAACTCAGTTATTTTTCTGACTACCGCACTGAGTACATGGCCCAATTTAGCAGTAGTCTCAATGATGAAGTTCGCTACAACTCGCCCCCCTTTGACTTTACCTACCTCGTAGGCACCAAAAACGGCGAGAGTGAATTCAAGCTCGATGAGATCCGCGAAATGATTGCTCAAAATATCTTTTTGGATCTCACCTCCGACTTTGCTCCCCACAAACGCTCGATCCGTGACAACATTAAGGCCGCTTGGGCCTCTCAGGATGCCGGGGGTCGAGGCTATCCCAAAAACTTCATGGCCTTTGGCCTCTCCAGTGTCGAAATTCCCATTGCCCAAATTCGCGCCTCCTTGACCTATCGCCTCTGCCAAGACTTTATGAGCTGGTGGCTCAACGAGTCCGTACAACTGCCACCGCAACTCTTGGAGGTGACGCAGAGCCTCCTAAAACCCATGAACCTACTGGATATGGATTTGGTCTTGGCTCTAGCAGCGGCGGGCGATCGCCCCTACATGCAAGAAATCTCCCGCTGGGTGAATGAGCTGCGCAACCAAATTAGCCGTGAAAACCTCCTTGAATGTACCCAACAGGGAGTAGCGGGCATGATTGGAGCTGAAAGGGGGAAAATTTTGCAGTTTGTGCCTTGGCTCAGTGAACAGGTGGACAATTACCGTGCTGCCCACTTGCGCGAACATAGCCCCGATGAGCGCCTCCACGGTGACTTTTTGCAACGCATGTACGACAACCGCAATCAGATCATCCAGCAAGCTCGCCAAAGTCTTGAGGAGGAGTTCTACCGCATCGTTGAGGATCGCAATCGCGGGCCAAAGTTTGCCAATGCCTTTCTGCTGCAAATTCGCCAAATCTTTATGAGCCAAAAGGAAAAATATGACCGTGAAATCCAGCAAACTTGGCATCCCAATATCACCAATCGTTATCAGCAATACGACAATGCCCTCCAAGACATCCGGCACTTTAGTCAGCTCTTTGGCATTTCCAAGCAAGCAAAAATGGAGGAATTTTGTCAGCAGGCTCTAGAGGGAATTGAGGGTAGTTTCAATGCCATCATTCAAGCCAAAGCCCGCTTTCTGGCCAAAGAGGTGCTGACCAAGCTAGAAGAGTGGCTCCAGGGAATGGAAGCGCGCCTTGCCAAACTCAACCAGCGGCTCCTGAATTTACGGGATAGCTTCAAGGCAATGGCCGATAGTCAAGCCGATAGTGCTGATGCCCTGCGGATCAACGGCGTCAAGCTCTACGATCGCCAAGAACTCAATGACCTTTACCAAGACCTAGTAGAGCGCTACGCAGGTGCCAATACCGGGGTGCAGTCCACATTTGCCATTGGTCTCAATCAACTCTGTACCACCACGGCAACAACGGTGTTGCGAGAGGCCAGTCCCCTCTGGAAGGAAACCCGCACTGCCAATGAGGTCATGCGTTTATTAGATTTGGCACAACTGGCGGATGTTCAAGAGAGTGACTTGCGGGAGATTATCCAAGAAACGGTACAGCGCACCGTGCAAAACGCGCCAGAAGAAAGCCGCCTTGTGCGGGATCTCACCGCCTGCGATCGCCTGTTGCAGGTTTATCGCAACGATGAAGGAGACATCCTCAGTGTCCTGCGCATGGCCTACCAGAAATCAAAGCCCTTATTGTTGCTCTCCCAAGCGGTCATGAGTGGGCGCGATGCTGGCTTTACCCCCTCGGTGAATACGAATATCGCCATTGTCGGCGGTGAAAATACTACCGATTTGGCTGCGAAAAAACTGATTCCCCTGCTCAAAAACCTCGTCAAACCCAACGGCCAAAGTATTACGAGTGATGATATCAAGCCCTTGGGCGATCGCGAGCGCCATCGGATTGTCTTTGTCCAAGAGATGGGCGGCTTTTCATTGCGCTGTATTGAGGGCATGCCCGAACTACGCCAGTCCTATCAAGATTGGCGAGGCCAAATGATTACTGCCAAACGTGCCCGCCTGCGCGGGGAAAACCGCGATCTACCTATCCCTGTCCATCTACAAAAGGATTCCCCCTTCTGGGATGTGTTCCCAGAAAACCCACAGATTTTGAAACTCGTGGTAACTGCGCGCGCCCTTAATGTTCTCAAACAAGCGGAAAACCGTGCTACCCGTGAAGCCACAATCCGCTATACGCGCCATACGGCCGTTGGCCTTGAAGATGTGGACATTGCCGCCAACTGGGAGGAAGTGACCCAAGTCCTAGAGGTACTGGCCTGCCGTCCCGACTTAGAGGAAATTCAGCGCCAAGTCACGCTTATCCTCAAAGCAGCCGAAACCCCAGAACAAAAGCAAGCTCTCTATGAGCATTTACTGAACTATTTGAAGCGACGCGAGGAAGAACTCCATAAAGCTGGGGGGCGCGATAGCCTTGAATACAAGCGGGAAGCCGCCATTCTCCAAGAGGTAATCCGAACCTACCAATTGGCTCAATTGGCACCTACAACCCCTAGCCCCACGCCAACGCCCCCTGTCCCTGAACCATCCCCACCCCAACCTGAACCAACATCTGAAACCACTGCTTCGGCGAGTTCCTCTGGCCTAGAGCAACTGCAACAACTCATGGCCATGTACCAGCAGGGGCTACTCTCAGAAGCGGAGTTCCAAGCGGCCAAGAAAAAACTACTGGGGTTATAG
- a CDS encoding hybrid sensor histidine kinase/response regulator — protein MTLNAADLDAITQEARHCFLYEDAPEYLLLLEQWAEQVATDPERHYTAEDYNTLMRAAHSLKGGAGIAQLSELQGLCHRLEDVLEALKEGRMGDRPRAHRLLVQGIEQAQELLAAAKQNHSLMPTPLYQALLEALTELLGTVSAPSAATPAAPDLRTALTQTLEESLQTLEASATDAERETALAHLIGTTQTLAEQYAIPWLQQLAAELPKLAADLPLGELVPAVVTEFRQLQQAELAKLPTPTPPAVPETAPLEDNYLRIPVSKLERLGNTVSELLIGQERLTLYQQQFLRANRELKHRLEQFRPIRDQVQTCYDRLATPLGSRGLAANGHSDFDALQFDRYTELHTALQDFQELLVRIQETGADIDLLNRDLQEALDLNRQHLNSLYGELTNSRLVPFRQLAEKFVTAVQTLGDRHHKLVQLVIEGGDTLVDQVILQQLKAPLTHLVRNAFDHGLELPQERQQLGKSPTGTIWLRARLWGNAVEIQVADDGRGIDLQRVSQKAVELKLCSPEKVPHLSCEQILEFLFVPGFSTAKQVSHLSGRGVGLDVVREQVQRSRGRLQISTEPQRGTTFTLTLPLTLSLLPMVLCQVGELTLAIPDLSIREVIALKEYTDIRHPSATIEWQGQSIPLYPLHQFLPYQRPLSAPNQPLGVGVVVDVAGQAVALAVNYLIAERELVVKPFDQTVPVPPYIMGCTVLGSGEVAPVLAPDNFTVLLTPMEVPASLVTATARQRTIPQVLIVDDSIAVRRLLDRVLRQAGYDVVQCRDGKEALDFLLGQGDQVSLVITDIEMPRLDGYGLLEAIRLSGRLRHLPVAMLTSRGGDTHRQKAFQLGANGYITKPFQPQGLLQTVTQLLAGRPAAVVTLSG, from the coding sequence ATGACCCTCAATGCTGCCGACCTTGATGCCATTACCCAAGAGGCACGCCATTGCTTCCTTTACGAGGATGCGCCGGAGTATTTACTACTTCTCGAACAATGGGCAGAGCAGGTCGCGACTGATCCTGAGCGTCACTATACGGCTGAGGATTACAACACCCTGATGCGGGCGGCGCATTCCCTCAAGGGAGGGGCTGGGATTGCCCAACTCAGTGAGCTACAGGGCTTGTGCCATCGCCTAGAGGATGTTCTGGAAGCCCTCAAAGAGGGTCGCATGGGGGATCGCCCCCGTGCCCACAGGCTCCTAGTGCAGGGTATTGAACAAGCTCAAGAACTCCTCGCGGCAGCCAAACAAAACCATTCCCTAATGCCCACACCGCTTTACCAAGCCCTCCTTGAGGCACTGACAGAACTCCTAGGAACAGTCTCAGCACCCTCAGCAGCCACCCCTGCTGCTCCCGATTTACGCACCGCTTTGACCCAGACCCTTGAGGAATCCCTACAGACTCTAGAGGCAAGTGCCACGGATGCCGAGCGGGAGACTGCCTTAGCCCACCTGATTGGCACCACCCAAACCCTCGCGGAGCAGTACGCCATTCCTTGGTTGCAGCAACTGGCTGCAGAATTACCGAAGCTCGCAGCGGATTTGCCCCTTGGGGAATTAGTGCCCGCCGTTGTCACTGAGTTTCGGCAATTGCAGCAGGCAGAACTAGCCAAGTTACCGACCCCTACCCCCCCTGCAGTTCCTGAGACAGCGCCCTTAGAAGACAATTACCTGCGGATTCCTGTCAGTAAGCTGGAACGCTTAGGCAACACCGTCAGTGAATTGCTCATTGGCCAAGAGCGCCTCACCCTCTATCAACAGCAATTTTTGCGTGCCAATCGCGAACTTAAGCACCGCCTTGAGCAATTTCGCCCCATTCGCGATCAGGTGCAGACCTGCTACGATCGCTTGGCCACCCCCCTTGGGAGTCGAGGTTTAGCTGCGAATGGTCATAGTGACTTTGATGCCCTGCAATTTGACCGCTACACAGAACTGCACACCGCGCTCCAAGATTTTCAAGAATTGCTGGTGCGGATTCAGGAGACAGGCGCTGATATTGATCTGCTCAACCGCGATCTCCAAGAAGCCCTTGATCTCAACCGCCAGCACTTAAACAGTCTGTACGGTGAACTGACAAATTCCCGCTTGGTGCCCTTTCGGCAACTGGCAGAAAAGTTTGTGACCGCTGTGCAAACCTTGGGCGATCGCCACCATAAACTGGTTCAACTGGTGATTGAGGGGGGCGATACCCTTGTGGATCAAGTGATTTTGCAGCAACTCAAGGCACCCTTGACCCATCTCGTGCGCAATGCCTTTGACCATGGCCTTGAGCTTCCCCAAGAGCGGCAACAATTGGGGAAGTCCCCCACTGGAACGATTTGGCTACGAGCACGACTGTGGGGGAATGCCGTGGAAATTCAGGTAGCCGATGATGGTCGGGGGATTGATCTCCAACGTGTCAGCCAAAAGGCCGTTGAACTCAAGCTCTGCTCTCCCGAAAAAGTTCCCCACCTGAGCTGCGAGCAGATTTTGGAATTTCTCTTCGTACCGGGGTTTTCAACCGCCAAGCAGGTGAGTCATCTTTCCGGTCGGGGGGTGGGATTGGATGTGGTGCGCGAGCAAGTCCAGCGATCGCGGGGGCGCCTTCAGATTAGTACTGAACCCCAGCGGGGAACGACCTTTACGCTTACTCTCCCCTTGACGCTCAGTCTGCTGCCCATGGTGCTGTGTCAAGTCGGGGAGCTAACCTTGGCCATCCCAGATCTGAGTATCCGCGAAGTCATTGCCCTGAAGGAATACACAGATATTCGCCACCCCAGCGCCACCATTGAGTGGCAAGGACAATCTATCCCCTTGTATCCACTGCATCAATTCTTGCCCTATCAGCGTCCCCTGAGTGCCCCAAACCAGCCCCTTGGTGTGGGTGTGGTTGTGGATGTCGCCGGTCAGGCGGTGGCCTTGGCAGTGAACTACCTCATTGCCGAGCGAGAGCTGGTGGTCAAACCCTTTGATCAAACGGTACCTGTGCCCCCCTACATCATGGGGTGTACGGTTCTGGGAAGCGGTGAAGTGGCGCCAGTTCTGGCTCCCGACAACTTTACAGTGCTGCTCACGCCCATGGAGGTACCGGCCTCCCTAGTGACAGCCACAGCTCGGCAGCGCACCATACCCCAAGTGCTGATTGTTGATGATTCGATTGCTGTGCGACGGCTCTTGGATCGTGTGCTGCGGCAGGCGGGCTACGATGTCGTGCAATGCCGCGATGGCAAGGAAGCATTGGATTTTCTCCTTGGCCAAGGGGATCAGGTGTCCCTTGTGATCACCGATATCGAGATGCCCCGCCTCGATGGCTATGGTTTGCTAGAGGCGATTCGTCTTTCGGGGCGCTTACGCCATTTACCGGTCGCAATGTTAACGTCACGGGGAGGGGACACCCACCGCCAAAAAGCCTTTCAACTGGGTGCCAATGGTTACATTACCAAGCCCTTTCAACCCCAAGGGTTATTGCAAACGGTGACCCAACTGCTTGCAGGTCGTCCTGCTGCTGTAGTGACGCTCAGCGGATAA